The following proteins are co-located in the Castanea sativa cultivar Marrone di Chiusa Pesio chromosome 8, ASM4071231v1 genome:
- the LOC142605782 gene encoding uncharacterized protein LOC142605782, translating into MAATLNRFIIQSMDMCKPFFKLLNKWKGFEWIEECVLAFQQLKEYLSRPPVMSRPEEDKVLFAYVTVASHAVSLVLIRVDSGMQRLIYYVSKSLHETEGTILGAFDIKYLPRTSVKGQVLTNLVAEFAESPLEEKAEKQNMDEKSVGMVEGELEVKDSMIQEYLGQVKHFQSGFDSFTLLRIHRSRNAHADSLTTLATSSVQSLPRVILIEDLCKSTEMKGKMGLAIVGPFPKAVGNRRWLLVGMDYFTKWVEAEPLANIRDIDAKRFFGKNIVTRFGIPHTLISDNDLQFDSKAFKRYCCDLGIMNRYSTLAYPQGNGQVKAVNKVILNGLKKRSTGETPFSITYEIKAVIPLETEFPTLRTNSFTPSNNDRLLEKSLDLIKERREIVMVQLAYYQHKLKQGYDSNVRIRPLAPGD; encoded by the exons ATGGCTGCCACCTTGAACCGATTTATCATTCAGTCCATGGACATGTGCAAACCTTTCTTcaagttgttgaataagtggaagggatttgagtgGATCGAGGAGTGTGTCTTGGCCTTTCAGCAGCTCAAGGAGTACCTTTCTCGGCCACCAGTTATGTCTAGGCCTGAGGAGGAtaaggttttgtttgcttacgTTACCGTGGCTTCCCACGCCGTGAGTTTGGTACTAATACGAGTTGACAGTGGCATGCAGAGGCTAATTTACTACGTGAGCAAGTCGTTGCATGAGACCGAG GGCACGatcctaggggcttttgatattaagtatttGCCTCGCACCTCTGTTAAAGGCCAGGTCCTTACAAATTTGGTGGCTGAGTTTGCTGAATCCCCATTGGAAGAAAAGGCTGAGAAGCagaacatggatgaaaaatcagttggcatg GTAGAGGGAGAATTGGAAGTCAAGGATTCGATGATACAAGAGTATCTGGGTCAGGTTAAACACTTCCAATCAGGATTTGATTCTTTCACCTTATTGCGAATTCATAGAAGTAGAAATGCCCATGCTGACTCTTTGACCACTCTCGCAACATCCTCGGTGCAGAGTTTACCTCGGGTTATTCTTATTGAAGACTTGTGTAAGTCTACTGAGatgaaaggaaaaatg GGCTTGGCTATTGTAGGGCCTTTCCCTAAGGCAGTAGGGAATAGGAGATGGCTGCTGGTTGGCAtggattactttaccaagtgggttgaagctgaaccATTGGCAAATATCAGGGACATAGATGCCAAGAggttttttgggaaaaatattgtcacccGGTTTGGGATTCCTCATACCCTCATCTCAGATAACGAccttcagtttgatagcaaagctttCAAAAGGTATTGCTGCGACCTTGGCATTatgaatagatattccaccctggcttatccacaagggaatggacaagtCAAGGCTGTCAATAAGGTCATTTTgaatggactcaagaagag ATCCACAGGGGAGACACCCTTTTCAATAACCTACGAGATTAAGGCTGTAATTCCTCTCGAGACAGAATTCCCAACACTAAGGACGAACTCTTTTACTCCAAGCAACAATGATAGGTTGTTAGAGAAGAGCTTAGATTTGATTAAAGAACGAAGGGAAATTGTCATGGTTCAATTGGCCTATTATCAACACAAGCTCAAACAAGGGTATGACTCAAACGTGAGGATAAGGCCATTAGCACCTGGAGATTAA